The Thalassotalea nanhaiensis genome has a window encoding:
- the tuf gene encoding elongation factor Tu, with the protein MAKEKFERSKPHVNVGTIGHVDHGKTTLTAAISAVLTKVHGGEVKDFAQIDNAPEERERGITINTSHIEYDTDTRHYAHVDCPGHADYVKNMITGAAQMDGAILVVAATDGPMPQTREHILLSRQVGVPFIIVFMNKCDMVDDEELLELVEMEVRELLSEYDFPGDDLPVIQGSALGALQGEAKWEEKVVELADALDSYIPEPERAIDGDFILPIEDVFSIQGRGTVVTGRVERGIVRVGDEVAIVGIKDTTVTTCTGVEMFRKLLDEGRAGENCGVLLRGTKREEVQRGQVLCKPGSVNPHTKFESEVYVLSKDEGGRHTPFFKGYRPQFYFRTTDITGAVELPAGVEMVMPGDNLKFVVELINPIAMEEGLRFAIREGGRTVGAGVVSKIID; encoded by the coding sequence ATGGCTAAAGAAAAATTTGAACGTTCGAAACCACATGTAAACGTAGGTACAATCGGACACGTTGACCACGGTAAAACAACATTAACTGCTGCAATCTCAGCTGTACTTACTAAAGTACACGGTGGTGAAGTTAAAGATTTCGCACAAATCGATAACGCTCCAGAAGAGCGCGAGCGTGGTATTACAATCAATACTTCTCACATTGAGTACGATACAGATACACGTCACTACGCACACGTAGATTGTCCAGGTCACGCCGATTACGTTAAAAACATGATCACAGGTGCTGCACAAATGGATGGCGCTATCTTAGTAGTTGCTGCTACAGATGGTCCTATGCCACAAACACGTGAGCACATCTTACTATCTCGCCAAGTTGGTGTTCCATTCATTATTGTTTTCATGAACAAATGTGACATGGTTGATGACGAAGAGTTATTAGAATTAGTAGAAATGGAAGTTCGTGAACTTCTTTCAGAATACGATTTCCCAGGTGATGACTTACCAGTAATCCAAGGTTCTGCATTAGGCGCACTTCAAGGTGAAGCTAAATGGGAAGAGAAAGTAGTTGAACTTGCTGACGCACTTGATTCTTACATTCCAGAGCCAGAGCGTGCAATCGATGGTGACTTCATTCTTCCAATCGAAGATGTTTTCTCAATCCAAGGTCGTGGTACGGTTGTAACAGGTCGTGTTGAACGTGGTATCGTACGTGTAGGTGACGAAGTTGCTATCGTAGGTATCAAAGACACAACAGTAACTACATGTACTGGTGTTGAAATGTTCCGTAAGCTTCTTGACGAAGGTCGTGCTGGCGAAAACTGTGGTGTTTTATTACGTGGTACTAAGCGTGAAGAAGTACAACGTGGCCAAGTATTATGTAAGCCTGGTTCAGTTAACCCACACACTAAATTCGAATCAGAAGTATACGTGTTAAGTAAAGATGAAGGTGGTCGTCATACTCCATTCTTCAAAGGTTACCGTCCACAGTTCTACTTCCGTACAACAGATATCACAGGTGCTGTAGAGCTTCCTGCAGGTGTTGAAATGGTAATGCCTGGCGACAACCTTAAGTTTGTTGTTGAGCTAATCAACCCAATCGCGATGGAAGAAGGTTTACGCTTCGCTATCCGTGAAGGTGGCCGTACAGTTGGTGCTGGTGTTGTATCTAAAATCATCGACTAA
- a CDS encoding mechanosensitive ion channel family protein encodes MDHEKLITQLTTLIMDFGPKIVAAIFVWIIGAWVIKALIIGLSKVLDKGNVDESLKPFVKGLCSTLLKVLLAITVLGMIGIEMTSFIAILGAAGLAIGMALSGTLQNFAGGVMILIFKPFKIGDVIDAQGYVGKVSEIQIFNTILKTPDNKTIIIPNGGLATGSMTNYSTESQRRVDWTIGMGYGDDVDKAKAIIQKLCDDDPRILKDPEVFIAVSALADSSVNFAVRAWVKAEDYWDVFFAMNENTYKTFNKEGINIPYPQMDVHVHKSD; translated from the coding sequence ATGGACCATGAAAAACTAATTACTCAGCTAACTACTCTTATTATGGACTTTGGCCCCAAAATTGTAGCTGCAATTTTTGTTTGGATCATTGGTGCATGGGTAATAAAAGCGTTAATTATTGGTTTGAGCAAAGTCCTCGATAAAGGCAATGTAGATGAATCATTAAAACCATTCGTTAAAGGTTTATGTTCTACTCTGCTGAAAGTACTACTGGCTATCACTGTGCTCGGTATGATTGGTATCGAAATGACCTCATTTATTGCCATCTTAGGTGCCGCGGGTTTGGCTATTGGCATGGCACTGTCAGGGACTTTACAAAATTTTGCCGGCGGCGTGATGATCTTGATTTTCAAACCGTTTAAAATCGGAGATGTAATAGATGCTCAGGGCTATGTTGGTAAAGTTTCAGAAATCCAGATATTTAATACGATATTAAAAACGCCAGATAACAAGACTATCATTATACCTAACGGTGGTTTGGCTACTGGTTCAATGACAAACTATTCCACTGAAAGTCAACGGCGAGTAGATTGGACTATCGGTATGGGGTATGGTGATGATGTTGATAAGGCAAAAGCAATTATTCAAAAATTGTGTGATGATGATCCGCGTATCCTCAAAGATCCTGAAGTCTTTATTGCGGTATCTGCTTTAGCTGATAGTTCAGTAAACTTCGCCGTTAGAGCTTGGGTTAAGGCTGAAGATTACTGGGATGTATTTTTTGCAATGAACGAAAATACTTATAAAACATTCAATAAAGAGGGGATCAATATTCCGTACCCACAAATGGATGTACACGTACATAAATCAGATTAG